In Sulfoacidibacillus ferrooxidans, the following proteins share a genomic window:
- a CDS encoding DUF4145 domain-containing protein: MDPLRENIYCATCKRKQNHEIVLKHEVRDFDPEYGYDWYGEYYIVQCRGCDNVHFASIYCDNTMINEEGDYFKDLSVYPPEPERKSSHYWTIEAKSFTSMPSFLSKLYGQVVDAYNDKSLLLSAIGLRAIVEAICLDLKVKKGIIYKKNSDEPVMKDGNYVCSENLEGKINGLVEGGFLVKKQASVLHQIRELGNYAAHEIKEPQQITIKSGVEVIESIVHSIYELDTYRLETKK; this comes from the coding sequence ATGGATCCATTACGTGAAAATATTTATTGTGCGACATGCAAACGCAAACAGAACCACGAAATCGTTTTAAAGCACGAAGTTAGGGATTTTGATCCAGAGTATGGATATGATTGGTATGGAGAGTACTATATCGTTCAATGTCGAGGCTGTGACAATGTTCACTTCGCTTCGATTTATTGCGACAACACTATGATTAACGAAGAGGGGGATTATTTCAAGGATTTATCCGTCTATCCCCCAGAGCCAGAAAGAAAAAGTAGTCATTATTGGACGATAGAAGCGAAATCCTTCACATCTATGCCCTCATTCCTATCTAAACTGTACGGACAAGTTGTCGATGCATACAATGACAAATCGCTTCTGTTGTCCGCCATTGGTCTACGGGCGATAGTAGAAGCCATTTGCCTAGACTTAAAGGTGAAAAAGGGAATTATATATAAAAAGAATTCGGATGAACCGGTTATGAAAGATGGAAATTACGTCTGTTCCGAAAACCTAGAAGGAAAAATCAACGGACTCGTTGAAGGTGGATTTCTGGTAAAGAAACAAGCTAGTGTCCTGCATCAAATTCGAGAACTGGGTAATTATGCAGCTCATGAAATAAAGGAACCACAACAGATAACGATTAAATCAGGCGTTGAAGTCATTGAAAGCATTGTCCATAGTATCTACGAATTGGACACATACCGGCTGGAAACGAAAAAGTAA